The window TTAAGTTGTATTGCTGCACTTTTGAGCACCTACCAGCTACCTGGAAGGCTGTATTGATATATTCGTAACATTATTATCAATCACTTCCTTCGTATCTATCAGTTGGACTGATACATGAAAGGActattatataatatacatatatatatcaaactATTGGTTCGCAATAATATtaccttcttttcttctttcactATGCATCACTATATACTTTAATCTGGAATGTTAGTTTGTACCTTGCCAACAACTCTTATATGGCTGGCCCCTAAGAATTTTATATATTCTCTAGTAATATCTCAATTTTGGTTGTAAATAACTACAAAAATAATCATCTAATAAGAGTTAAAAACAAATCAGGCCCCTAAAAGGTTATTTTATGATGCTTCTAATATCTATTAAAAATGATGAACCACAGTAATATCAACAGCCATTTCGACAAGCTGCACTGACTCGCTGTCGCCCACCGGAGTCCAGGGTAATTAATATTTGGCGTGGAAATTTCTGGAAATTGCATTACAGTATTTTACAAATGCAGCAAGGTTATTTCGTCTAAGGAACAACGAATGGAAAGCCTTGAAGAACAACATACAAAGCGGAAGAAGATATTTCAAATAACATACCTCATAACAACTGTAATAAATAAAACTAAGACTATGAAAGGTCCTGAAGAGACTGGTAATACTCCAGCCCCATAACGCGCTTGACCACAAGCTGGTGGACACACAGGGACAGTTGTTTCTGCGCAAAGAAATAAGGAAAATCTAGAACATGCTAACTACCGAACTCAATAAATAAATGCATTGCAATTAAAATTGCTAAATAGGGTCGTTGCTTACAAATGCACACATGAGATAACAAAATATGATATACATAAAATAAACATTTTACGTTCGAGAAGGGTATAACATATATTCTCATTACTGGACTgcagatctttatgcatttatggcaaATTTCAAGTTCTAAAGACTTACAGAATGCTTATAGTGTACAAAATTCgacaaaatattaaaagttaAATACATTCAATAGTATTTAGAGGGAGAAACAAATCTCTAATTAGGTTACATAATTATATACATAAAAATCTGCAACCTATTCATTACATTATCGTGCAAAATCGATAAATACACCATACATTTAATCTACTAGGAAGTAAAAAACGATGGTAATACTACAGATATTTACATTCAATTGACGTAGTTGCATAAAGTTAAGCATACGTACCAAATAATTCAACTTTTGTTTCAGCAGATCCTAGTTTATTAGCAGCTCTGCATACGTATTCCCCAAACTGTCTCTTTTCAATTGTAATCACTCTAATCGTTGTATCAGTATATTGATCGGCAGTTGCAAAGTGTGATATGCTATAATGCTGATTATTCGACAACTGAACATCATCCTTTAACCATATGATAGCCGGTGGAGGATAAGCTTCCACATGGCATTCTAAATCCATATCGTACTGTAAGGCTTGGCCAAGTCGTGGCCTAGGCGCGGTAATCACAGGTGCGAATTCAACTTCGACATTAATATTACGTCTAGCTCCTCGTCCTACTCCGTTTTCAGCAACGCAATAATATGTTCCACGATCTTCTTTGCGTATTGCGGGGATTTTTAGCGTATTGCCTCTGCAATGTTTTCAGTTTCAGACACAGCTTACAGAATTACTTTAAAGAATCTCGAATCTGTTATTTACCGATAGATCGATCCACCAGTTGGTAAAATAGCATTATTTTCCCTACGCCACGAAATTCGAGGCGCCGGAAATCCTCCTGCGTAGCATTCAAGTTGCACCGGTTGCCCCTCGCTAACGACAAGTGCTCTAGTTGAATTATCACTAATGATAGGAGGTCTGCGAACTTGTAGTTCAACATTTGCAGTTACATAATTGTTTAGAGATATCAGAACTTTACACTGATAAAAGCCAGCATCAGTCTCTTGTATATCTTTAACCTgaagtttttttttttacattagTGTAAATATGTACAGGAGTATATAAGATGTTTTGTCTAACTCAAACATTTACAGTATCTTTATTATTCAGTAAATACTTTTGAAGGTCAtacgttttcaaattttcaaggtcttcaatatttttttaacagaATTACATTTTTTGTATTATGCTAGATAAAAAATGATACAAGGTACTGACCTTTAAGCATTCATAATTAAGAAAAATTACATTTATTTAGAAATGTCTTCGAACTGTGTTTTAAGGGATATAAGAAAAATAGTTTAAGCGATTGAATTAGGTAAAACATCTCGAATATtagtttcaaatattcatttacGAATTAAATAACTGAGATTACCATTGAACTATCGCATTACCTGTAATATGAAAGTAGATGTAGCTTCATCATATCTAAGAGCAAATCTAGTGTCTCTTATAATTAAAGAGCTACCATGCGAAAGTGGCAGTTGATCATTGGCGATATCTTTATTAATCTTTGTCCATACAACAGGGTATTCTTGCGCATATTGAACAGAACAACGGAATTCTACAGTCTCGCCAATATCTTTGATCTGTTCTTGAGAGATATAAGATATTGTTGGTGTACGTTGCCCCTTAACTGAAAGGACAGGATGGTAAACTGTTTGCATGCAAATATTTTCTCTCGATAAGAGTTCAAACACAATCTCATAATATCGCAACACGTTTATTGGAATGCACTGGAGGTTGTGTAAACACGCGATTACGGGAGAGGGTTATCAATGCTCTGATTCATAAACCATATCATAAAGATACAGACTTACATAAAGGAATTATAAAAGAGACTAAGTTCGTATTACGTACAATATAGTACGTGCAAATAAATCTATCGATACATTACCTATTTGCAGAGCGACGAGCGCCAAAACTGTGTAAACAGTCTTCATTATGACACACCCAATGCTGGCCTAACAACGCCCGAATAATGTTCACCTTTTTTGTGTGCTGTATCGTATTCACTTGTTTTGCTTAACATAAGATAATACTTTTCTGATTTCACTAGTCTAGCGCTTGGGACGGGAAGGTTGTTGCGGAACGCAACGACCTGTGATAGCGATAATGCAAGTATCGTCGCGTTGTTGTCAAACAACGCGATTGAATAGGGATCAGGAGGATGTAATGCTCACAGGTGTCTGTTGACCGAAAATAAATATGGCGAATGACGCTACATCTCTGATCAAACGAAACACTAAAGTCTGATGCGAATTCAGACGAATTGGGGATATTATTTCATTGATTTTCTTTCTACTTATCGAATCATGTAATTCATTACTGCGATACATACTTTGGTAATAGAAACTTTGATTAAAAAATGCGAATAGTAGAGTAAATGATTCACTGTGTTCTTTCAAATCTGTAAATCAGTAAGTTGTATAGTGTAAcggaaaaattgaaattatttgtaacGGCTATTCAGTGGGAATATATAAATCATCTCTTTAAGAAATTTTGTTGAAATAGTTTTATCAATGATCGTCCTTCAGatgctatataaatattgtATTCGAGTATCTTGTTTCTAGTAAGGATGGATAATTGAAAGTAACACAAAGTAGATCGATAATGCTTTAacaacaatagcacgcattAAAAATGTAAgacttcatttatttttttcacCACATACAAATCATAATTTCTAACAAATTCTGGATACTAAATTATACGAAATAAAGGTATATTTTCTACCGGAAAATTTGCGCGATGGCGTCGACAATGGTGTATTTTCGAATGTGTGGTTCTGCTAATAACAATAAGGCGTCTCTTTCAATGTGTAATACAATAGTATAAtaaacttatttatttattattataaactgTCTTTTTAAATCTCTTTTTCTGTTACATGTACAATTCTAAATAACTTTACTAACTTTATTAACTTAACTTTAAATGCGTTTATTTATGCATTTATTTGCAATCTGAGGCAGCGTAAGACATTTAGAAGCGCTATAATATACATTGAAACTATAATAAAACGATAAAATTTGTTTATTCATTGCAACAAGAGTATTTAAATCATTTGTCAAAACGTGGACTCGAAAATACctagccatctagcggtggtCTATGAACTAACAAAATGGAATTAATGAGAACAGTACTCCTACGCCATCTAGCAACTTCTGATATGTACTAATAATCTGTTTAGAACACTGCTCCTTGCGcctgttttaattataaataatcCTTTTGATGTTTAATATCGTTACACAATATATTTTACAGACTCTATAATCATTTTACAGTCACTAATAAcagataaattaataaatagaaCCACTTTTTTCGATTGCTGCTCGTGCTGtatatgtattttaaataatgtaGTTCATTTTACTGTCATGTTTTGGTCGTCGTCATTTAAATCTTTAAAtgcttaaaaaataaattattttagtaCATATTAGCATTATTTAATGAATATCAACAATAATGAGATATTTTTGAAACTCTAGCTTTTAAATCATAGTAAATGTTTATAAGATCTCATCGTTATTCGTGAATAATATAATACCGTTGTTGAAATATTCGTTTAGCAATATGATAGTTGATAATAAGTCTATTCTACATCTTGTCTGTACTATCAATGATTATTTGTTTCAATTTTCATattcaaattattaaaaatattgattGTTAGTGGTTTTCTACTTGTTATAGAGGTCGTGTCGGTCGTGTTTCTGCTGTGTAGTGAGCAGTGTATCTGTAATTGTTGAATGTAATCGTTTGTTAGTTAAGAAAATGTTTTCACATGGTAGAAGAATTTTACAAACCGTAAATTCTTTATACAAGACAAAAAATGCTGCAATTATTTTGAAATCAGTTCGTCAAAGCCATGGCACGTAAGTTAATATATCTATTATATAATCGTCTCAATTAAAGGTTATGTTTCTAGTTACACTATTTCTTTCTTTTCGATATTCATTAGGAAATATTCGAATGTTTAAGCTATATTTATAGAAGATCAACTTTATGTATAAATTACATTTAGTTACAATTAtagtttatttattactaactggCTTTTACTAGAGTGAAAACTTCAAATTGTAATTGACTTTAATAGAAAAAAGACAtgataaaaatttgttaatatttttttagaccTACTTACCGCGAGCAGACTGTACCACCCAAACATATAGTCATTTGGACAGAAATCCTGGGTGGAATATTTTGGTGGTGGATTCTTTGGAATTTTTATCATGATTGGCACGGTGCTTTAATGGTAAAaaacattttaattttatactcTGTTCTTTTTAGTACTTATTATGAGATAATATAGTTaagttttatttcaaattttaattttatgtatGTAACTCTTTGACACTTACACCTATAACAGTCATGAGTACCTCTTAAACATTACAAAAAAATCAGAGTTAAAACtgattttataattttacatCTAACATTTTAAGGGTCATTATGTAGCCCCTATACCAGAGCATTGGACAGATGAAGAATTAGGAATTCCACCAGAAGATGAATAAGGTGCATAAGTAGACTATCTTTATAAGTATAAAATTACATGtagaaatattaaatacatTAGCTGGTGTATAACTTCTATACATGTTATTTTAAAACCTaagttattattaataattatgttattaaaatatttctcaAAAATATAATTCTTTATTTACAAGTATAATGTATTACTTTGCCACTTTATATATCTGACAGTAATTCAAAATACAGGAAAAAATATGGTAATAAAACATGCAGCAGATTTATTAAAGTGTGAATTCATAAAAGTTTAATACATCAAAAACAAGCATCATGTATCATAATtttttgtatacatatatgtattattTTCATTCTTAATTGAATGCTGGTACTTTAATAGTCACTGTTTTAGTCTCCACGTATCCCTCTAATCCATCTGCTCCCCTAAAAAACAAACAAATATTGCTGTATCATACTCCTTTAATTTCGTCTGAATAAATATCTGTTAAACTTACATTTCGCGACCTATGCCTGACTGTTTAAATCCACCAAATGGAGTTTGAGGTGTAAGGGCATCGTAGCAATTTATCCTTTAATGATAATGTTTTTTAGAAGTTTTCTGTATTAAATACATACAGTAAATAAAAGTTTGAATCATTACCAAATACTGCCAGCTTCTACTGCTTGCGCAAACTCTAAAGCTTTGTTAATGTCTTTAGTGATTACACCAGCAGCAAGACCATACTTTGTATTATTTGCGCGATCAATGATTTCGTCCATCGTCTCGAATTTCAAAATAGTTTGAACAGGTCCAAATATTTCCTCCTGGGCGATTTCCATATTGTCGGTTACGTTAGAGAAAACAGTGGGCTTAAATTGAAATGATAAAAGTTAGGAAACagaactatttaaaaaaaatgagaaCAAAAACTTGGACATAAAATTCTACCTGAATAAAGTAGCCGACTTTTCCTTCTCGCTGTCCGCCGGTTTCCAGCACAGCACCCTCTTTTTTCCCTGATTCAATCAGTCTTAAGACCTTATTAAACATCTGTTCATCGATTTGTGGTCCCTGTTCAGTTTCGGGACTGAAAGGATCGCCAACTTTAATTTTGAGAGCCAACTGCTTTGCACATTTGACGAATTCATCATAGATTTTGGCGTGAACGAAGGTACGCGAAGCAGCGCAGCAACACTGTCCATGGTTTGTGAATAACGCGAAATTGGCAAGTTTCGCTGCTTCCATAACTACAAA is drawn from Calliopsis andreniformis isolate RMS-2024a chromosome 1, iyCalAndr_principal, whole genome shotgun sequence and contains these coding sequences:
- the Lac gene encoding septate junction protein lachesin isoform X2, producing MKTVYTVLALVALQIVKGQRTPTISYISQEQIKDIGETVEFRCSVQYAQEYPVVWTKINKDIANDQLPLSHGSSLIIRDTRFALRYDEATSTFILQVKDIQETDAGFYQCKVLISLNNYVTANVELQVRRPPIISDNSTRALVVSEGQPVQLECYAGGFPAPRISWRRENNAILPTGGSIYRGNTLKIPAIRKEDRGTYYCVAENGVGRGARRNINVEVEFAPVITAPRPRLGQALQYDMDLECHVEAYPPPAIIWLKDDVQLSNNQHYSISHFATADQYTDTTIRVITIEKRQFGEYVCRAANKLGSAETKVELFEISTPNINYPGLRWATASQCSLSKWLLILLWFIIFNRY
- the Lac gene encoding septate junction protein lachesin isoform X1, translating into MKTVYTVLALVALQIVKGQRTPTISYISQEQIKDIGETVEFRCSVQYAQEYPVVWTKINKDIANDQLPLSHGSSLIIRDTRFALRYDEATSTFILQVKDIQETDAGFYQCKVLISLNNYVTANVELQVRRPPIISDNSTRALVVSEGQPVQLECYAGGFPAPRISWRRENNAILPTGGSIYRGNTLKIPAIRKEDRGTYYCVAENGVGRGARRNINVEVEFAPVITAPRPRLGQALQYDMDLECHVEAYPPPAIIWLKDDVQLSNNQHYSISHFATADQYTDTTIRVITIEKRQFGEYVCRAANKLGSAETKVELFETTVPVCPPACGQARYGAGVLPVSSGPFIVLVLFITVVMRNFHAKY
- the Ndufb2 gene encoding NADH dehydrogenase (ubiquinone) 1 beta subcomplex, 2, 8kDa; protein product: MFWSSSFKSLNISSLFVNNIIPLLKYSFSNMIVDNKSILHLRSCRSCFCCVVSSVSVIVECNRLLVKKMFSHGRRILQTVNSLYKTKNAAIILKSVRQSHGTPTYREQTVPPKHIVIWTEILGGIFWWWILWNFYHDWHGALMGHYVAPIPEHWTDEELGIPPEDE